From the genome of Naumannella halotolerans, one region includes:
- a CDS encoding peptidase — MSQVELAPFSTGSKALGGFIVANRWPDSAQEWAQLLTLVVRVGAVPGLLGGCAAVLASVDDRPEIEGPIDHPVGVLMHRGPVVGEDAPEPGSLGQPQPGALMLLHPPGESKGRGASGCVLLPGIPHLGLDHRAAWVETEPDGSVSRFVAAHEVDPDQDPDTAVLALLLAA; from the coding sequence ATGTCACAGGTCGAACTCGCTCCGTTCAGCACCGGGAGCAAGGCACTTGGTGGTTTCATCGTGGCCAATCGATGGCCCGACAGCGCCCAGGAATGGGCACAACTGCTGACGCTGGTGGTACGGGTCGGTGCCGTACCCGGGCTGCTGGGCGGTTGTGCCGCCGTGCTGGCCAGTGTCGACGACCGGCCGGAGATCGAGGGGCCGATCGACCATCCGGTCGGGGTCCTGATGCACCGCGGACCGGTGGTGGGCGAGGACGCGCCCGAGCCGGGGAGCCTCGGCCAGCCGCAACCCGGTGCGTTGATGTTGCTGCATCCGCCGGGGGAGTCCAAGGGCCGGGGTGCCTCCGGCTGCGTCCTGCTGCCGGGGATCCCGCATCTCGGCCTGGACCATCGGGCGGCCTGGGTGGAGACCGAACCGGACGGATCGGTCAGTCGCTTCGTCGCCGCCCACGAGGTCGACCCGGACCAGGACCCCGACACCGCCGTACTGGCCCTGTTGCTGGCGGCCTGA
- a CDS encoding glutamine amidotransferase produces the protein MRPFVLLTTRVNDVAAAEEYESFLQMSGLTPGELRWVRLEAEPLPPLEFADHSGFLLGGSQFNVSDPDEVKSPLQLRVETELGVLLRRVLEVDHPFLGICYGIGTIGRLIGATVDRRYSEITNEVTISLTPEGVADPLCAGLESSFGAFVGHKEAIGELPDSATVLATGEGCPVQMFRYGANVYATQFHPEMDGPAFARRIDLYRDAGYFPPPEAERLIAAAASSTANCGAVIGNFVRRYGG, from the coding sequence GTGAGGCCGTTCGTGCTGTTGACCACCCGGGTCAACGATGTCGCTGCCGCCGAGGAGTACGAGTCCTTCCTGCAGATGTCGGGTCTGACCCCGGGGGAACTGCGCTGGGTCCGCCTGGAGGCCGAACCGCTGCCACCACTGGAGTTCGCCGACCACTCCGGGTTCCTGCTCGGCGGGAGCCAGTTCAACGTCTCCGATCCCGATGAGGTCAAGTCGCCTCTGCAACTGCGGGTGGAGACCGAACTCGGTGTGCTGCTGCGGCGGGTGCTGGAGGTCGACCATCCCTTCCTCGGGATCTGCTACGGGATCGGTACGATCGGCCGACTGATCGGCGCCACGGTCGATCGCCGCTACTCCGAGATCACCAACGAGGTGACGATCAGCCTGACGCCGGAGGGGGTCGCCGATCCGCTGTGCGCCGGTCTCGAATCCAGTTTCGGTGCCTTCGTCGGGCACAAGGAGGCGATCGGCGAACTGCCCGACAGCGCCACCGTACTGGCGACCGGGGAGGGCTGTCCGGTGCAGATGTTCCGTTACGGCGCCAACGTCTACGCCACCCAGTTCCATCCGGAGATGGACGGTCCGGCGTTCGCCCGACGGATCGACCTGTACCGCGACGCAGGGTACTTCCCGCCGCCGGAGGCTGAGCGGTTGATCGCGGCGGCGGCGTCGTCGACGGCGAACTGTGGTGCGGTGATCGGCAACTTCGTCCGGCGGTACGGCGGCTGA